In the genome of Synechococcus sp. CB0101, the window TCTGAAACAGTGCCGCCACCGGGATGCGCGTGCCGCGGAACACCCAGGCGCCGCTCACGCGCTGGGGGTCCCGTTCCACGGCGGAGCAGTCCGCCCAATCCAGCTGGCTGGTTGTCGACATGGCGGCTGCCTCAAAGGGCCAAAGAGATCGTAGGCAGGTTGCCGGAATCAGGCGGTAGCGGTTTCAGCCAGGAATCCCTCGATCCATCGCTTGTGCCGGCTAGTGGTGATCAGCCCCGCCAGGGATGGCTGGGTATCGGGCACCTGGAAGGCAGTGCGAAAGCCCTTGGAGAAGGCCTCGAGCCGAGCAGGGGCGAGGGCCTTGATCCGCTCTTGCAGCCCAGTGATCGCCGAAGGCTGAAGGGGAACATCAGCCATCTCAGCCGATGGGCTTTTAGTTGCAGCTGCCACCGGCTTGCCATCGCTCACCTGCCGTTGCTGCTTGTCGTAGAGCGCCAGGCCAAAGGGATTGCCAAAGGTCATCAACGCCCGTTTGGTGGCATCGGTCTCCGCTTCCTTCAGCGCCGATTCATGGGCCAGGCCCTTGTCGGCATCAATGCCATGGCCGGCGCCTGAGCCCTCGCGGATCAGGGTGCGATTGCCGGCGGTCACCGTGATGCGCACCCGGGCCGTGTAGGTCACACCCCAACCGTTTTTGCGATCACGCCCAATCGGGCGTTCGTGTTCCGCCACGCAACGGCTGATCAGGGTGCAGCGCTCCCAGCCGTCAAACCCAAAGATGCGGTTGGCCTCTGCAATCACCTGCCACCCCTCGAGGTAGCTCACCCGGCTGCGCCCCTGCTCCCGCTGCCGCACATGGGCCCGATCCAACGGTGCCGAAAGCAACGCCACCTGCCTCTCACTAAAGCCGGGGCCAGGGGCCCCCTCGCTATGGGCGGTTGCAGAGGCGGGCGATGGTTGAGCAGCGTCTTGGCTGAGGGTTTCGCGCAGCAGCTGGAGCGTTGTGGGTGGCCGGCTGGTGGCGTTGCGGCGAATTGGAGCGGAGTGGGTAGTGGCTGTGGATGTGATGGCCATGGCGATGAAGTGGTGTGTGTGGAGTGGAAAAAAGGGAGTGGGGCCCGCACCTGCAAAACCCCATTACGAGGCCCCCTGTGGGGGCTAGGTGATGGACCAGTGGCGACGTTTGATGAGGCGTGCGCCGGGGACGGCGGTTGCGGAGAGGGAGAAGGCGAGGTGGGCGGCTTCTGGTTTGGGGAGGCCTGAGATGGCGGATGAGATGACGGAGCGGATGCGGGCCTTGATGGAGGTTTTGTTGGGGGTGGTGGTGGTTTGGGTGGTGAGGAGATCTGGGGGGAGGAGATCGGGGTCATCGATCTCGATGGCTTCTGTGGTGCGGGAGGTGAGGCGGTGATCGAGGAGGTTGTGGGCGGTGGCGGATGGATCGAGGCGGGAGA includes:
- a CDS encoding DUF433 domain-containing protein, with the protein product MSTTSQLDWADCSAVERDPQRVSGAWVFRGTRIPVAALFQNLEDGVSLTEFVEIFPGVTIEQARLVLEHAARSTAVALA
- a CDS encoding RAD52 family DNA repair protein, producing the protein MAITSTATTHSAPIRRNATSRPPTTLQLLRETLSQDAAQPSPASATAHSEGAPGPGFSERQVALLSAPLDRAHVRQREQGRSRVSYLEGWQVIAEANRIFGFDGWERCTLISRCVAEHERPIGRDRKNGWGVTYTARVRITVTAGNRTLIREGSGAGHGIDADKGLAHESALKEAETDATKRALMTFGNPFGLALYDKQQRQVSDGKPVAAATKSPSAEMADVPLQPSAITGLQERIKALAPARLEAFSKGFRTAFQVPDTQPSLAGLITTSRHKRWIEGFLAETATA